From Parasphaerochaeta coccoides DSM 17374, a single genomic window includes:
- a CDS encoding glycyl radical protein: MTEREKIQAILPLERSRLLKNLMLAEPRYVSIEQARIITKAYQDNEGTSRCIQRALSLKAALTEISIRILPDELIVGNRTAGVRGGVVFPETGASWVDREFETLPTRPQDMFNVHPEDIQEFRNDILPYWKGRSLEDHVRAAIGEQVDAIAKVVKINQKDHSQGHICPNTKKWLALGPAGILAQAQEHIREASGKSRDFYESIVISMQGACIFMERYAALAAEMSQTTGNESLMEVSRICHKLACEPARTFHEAMQSVWFLYVILQMEGNASSFSPGRMDQYVYPYYLNSRKAGMSLEQALEITECLWLKFNQLVYLRNSNSAKYFAGFPIGFNVAIGGQYGDGSDAVNDLSYLFLMAQEHLLLPQPNLSCRIHKNSPQEFLDTASRVIGLGSGMPQVFNDEAVIPALESHGVSHEDAMNYAIVGCVELTTHGNALGWSDAAMFNLVKALELTLNHGTDMLTGQKTGLDLGDLTTYESFEELEEAFARQIDYFSDYMVDCVSTVEKMHEQLLPTPFLSAVIDDCMTNGRDVTQGGAHYNFAGVQAIQVANIADSLAAIKDLVFGRKMLTAERLLQALRNDFKGDEVVRTMLLNKAPKYGNDIAWVDALGAKWSNYFSDGLEKYRNNRGGIYQMGLYTVSAHVPMGQNVGASADGRHARDPLADGGVSAMYGRDTHGPTALLHSVSTLPFRKASNGTLLNMKFLPEFFRTSTGIKKFSNLLRAFVDLGISHVQFNVVNETDLKAAQKEPEKYRGLTIRVAGYTAYFTELARDLQDEIIARTVYERI; the protein is encoded by the coding sequence ATGACAGAGCGAGAAAAAATACAGGCAATCTTGCCATTGGAAAGAAGCCGTCTGCTGAAGAATCTGATGCTGGCAGAGCCTCGTTATGTCAGCATTGAACAGGCACGAATCATTACCAAAGCCTATCAGGACAATGAAGGCACGTCCCGGTGCATCCAGAGAGCGTTGTCGCTGAAAGCCGCGCTGACAGAGATTTCCATTCGTATCCTGCCTGATGAGTTGATTGTCGGTAACCGTACAGCCGGTGTCCGTGGAGGCGTCGTATTTCCGGAGACCGGGGCGTCATGGGTCGACCGTGAGTTTGAGACTCTCCCTACGCGACCGCAGGATATGTTCAATGTCCATCCTGAGGATATCCAGGAATTCCGTAATGATATCCTTCCCTATTGGAAAGGACGTTCCCTGGAGGATCACGTTCGCGCTGCCATAGGCGAACAGGTAGATGCCATTGCCAAGGTGGTGAAAATCAACCAGAAAGATCATTCCCAAGGACATATCTGCCCAAATACGAAAAAATGGTTGGCTCTCGGCCCTGCCGGCATTCTCGCCCAAGCACAGGAACATATCAGGGAGGCCTCAGGAAAGAGCAGGGACTTTTATGAAAGCATAGTCATTTCCATGCAGGGAGCCTGTATCTTCATGGAACGCTACGCTGCCTTAGCTGCCGAGATGTCCCAGACAACGGGCAATGAAAGTCTCATGGAGGTCTCCCGTATTTGCCATAAGCTTGCCTGTGAGCCTGCGCGTACTTTTCATGAAGCCATGCAGTCCGTCTGGTTCCTCTACGTCATACTACAGATGGAAGGCAATGCCTCATCTTTCTCTCCCGGACGGATGGATCAGTACGTATATCCCTACTACCTGAACAGCAGGAAAGCCGGAATGAGTTTGGAACAGGCGTTGGAAATCACGGAGTGCCTATGGTTGAAATTCAACCAGCTGGTCTATCTGCGCAATTCGAACAGCGCAAAATACTTTGCGGGATTCCCCATTGGTTTCAACGTAGCCATAGGCGGACAGTATGGTGATGGTTCCGACGCCGTGAATGATCTCAGCTATCTTTTCCTCATGGCACAGGAACATCTGTTGTTACCGCAACCGAATCTTTCCTGTCGGATACATAAAAATTCCCCACAGGAATTCCTTGATACCGCCAGCCGGGTAATAGGCTTGGGGAGCGGCATGCCTCAAGTCTTCAATGACGAGGCGGTCATCCCGGCGCTGGAATCCCATGGAGTCAGCCATGAAGATGCCATGAACTATGCCATTGTAGGCTGTGTGGAATTGACCACCCATGGCAATGCCCTTGGGTGGAGTGATGCCGCCATGTTCAACCTTGTCAAGGCGCTTGAACTGACACTCAACCATGGTACGGACATGTTGACCGGGCAGAAAACCGGACTGGATTTGGGAGACCTCACCACCTATGAAAGTTTCGAGGAACTGGAGGAAGCGTTCGCCAGACAGATTGATTATTTCTCAGACTACATGGTCGACTGTGTATCCACGGTGGAAAAGATGCATGAGCAACTGCTTCCTACTCCGTTCCTGTCTGCTGTCATAGATGACTGTATGACAAACGGGCGTGATGTCACCCAAGGTGGAGCCCATTATAATTTTGCAGGCGTACAGGCCATCCAGGTCGCGAATATCGCGGATTCTCTTGCGGCAATCAAGGACTTGGTATTCGGCAGGAAAATGCTGACGGCGGAAAGGCTGCTGCAAGCCCTGCGGAATGATTTCAAGGGGGATGAGGTAGTCCGGACAATGCTTCTTAACAAAGCACCCAAATATGGAAATGATATAGCGTGGGTCGATGCACTGGGAGCGAAATGGTCAAACTATTTTTCCGATGGTCTGGAAAAATACAGGAACAACAGGGGCGGTATCTATCAGATGGGTCTGTACACGGTGTCCGCACATGTCCCGATGGGGCAGAATGTCGGAGCTTCTGCTGATGGCCGTCATGCGCGGGATCCCTTGGCAGACGGAGGGGTGTCAGCCATGTATGGCAGGGATACCCACGGTCCTACGGCATTGCTGCATTCGGTATCGACCTTGCCTTTCAGGAAGGCAAGCAATGGAACCCTTCTCAATATGAAGTTTCTGCCAGAGTTTTTTCGGACATCCACAGGAATCAAGAAATTCTCCAATCTGCTACGGGCTTTCGTCGACTTGGGAATCAGCCATGTCCAGTTCAATGTAGTCAATGAAACGGATCTCAAGGCGGCACAGAAAGAACCGGAAAAGTATAGAGGGTTGACCATTCGCGTTGCGGGGTATACCGCCTATTTCACGGAACTGGCACGGGATCTACAAGATGAAATCATTGCCCGGACAGTTTATGAGCGCATATGA
- a CDS encoding ABC transporter substrate-binding protein, whose product MKKTWMLILFFAVFGFAALTAGGQKEPASQGKPEAARTSIATDSSGIRYNGRNKLSMFAPLTGDNRQYGIKIRDGAELALNQFNAEHGTQFTIEFHDDKGDSNEAINLASKIVSDSTVFAALAGYGSSCAMATAPVFDENGMILMGVAASHADLPRMGEYVFPIPMSARLESVNFAQAIKEYFGVGKIAILYQNTDHGVQQSGLIKKEWEGFGGETVVYESFVPGETKDFSAVLSKIKSKTPDILFVSAAYNDAAQIFLQANQLDLDVQYVGPGMCLNEEFTRLVGTDIDGAYILSSTPSFLPSVLESGNIDEITKDFISAYKEAYGETPDGFSAQGYDTVNIVLNSALAAGTTDTDAVARQIKAIRSYPGLSGFNMGYNDQKEMNKGIYVFEIQNGTFVRVN is encoded by the coding sequence ATGAAGAAGACATGGATGTTGATCCTTTTTTTCGCAGTGTTCGGATTTGCGGCGTTGACGGCGGGAGGGCAGAAGGAACCAGCTTCTCAGGGTAAGCCGGAAGCGGCTCGAACCTCGATTGCTACGGACAGCTCAGGCATCAGGTATAATGGAAGAAACAAGCTGTCCATGTTTGCACCCCTGACCGGCGACAACCGTCAGTATGGCATAAAAATCAGGGATGGCGCTGAATTGGCTCTCAATCAGTTCAATGCGGAGCATGGTACTCAGTTCACCATTGAATTCCATGATGACAAAGGGGATTCGAATGAAGCCATAAACCTGGCAAGCAAGATTGTATCTGATAGCACGGTCTTTGCTGCTCTTGCGGGTTATGGTTCATCCTGTGCCATGGCGACGGCTCCTGTATTTGATGAGAATGGTATGATTCTGATGGGCGTGGCTGCTTCACACGCTGATTTACCGCGCATGGGCGAATATGTATTTCCCATTCCCATGAGCGCCCGTCTGGAGAGCGTCAACTTTGCCCAGGCCATCAAGGAATACTTTGGTGTCGGAAAAATAGCAATCCTGTATCAGAACACGGATCACGGCGTACAGCAATCTGGCCTGATTAAGAAAGAATGGGAAGGATTCGGTGGCGAGACCGTCGTATATGAAAGCTTTGTTCCCGGTGAGACAAAAGACTTTTCCGCTGTGTTGTCCAAGATAAAAAGCAAAACCCCAGATATCCTGTTTGTCAGCGCCGCATATAACGATGCCGCTCAGATTTTTCTTCAGGCAAACCAATTGGATCTGGATGTCCAGTATGTCGGACCCGGCATGTGTTTGAATGAAGAATTCACCAGACTGGTGGGTACTGACATCGACGGTGCGTATATTCTCAGTTCCACTCCTTCTTTCTTGCCTTCAGTCCTGGAATCCGGCAATATCGATGAGATAACCAAGGACTTCATCAGTGCCTACAAAGAAGCGTATGGAGAGACTCCTGATGGTTTCTCAGCCCAAGGATATGACACCGTCAACATTGTCCTTAACAGTGCCTTGGCAGCAGGTACGACCGATACTGACGCTGTGGCACGGCAGATCAAAGCCATCCGGTCTTATCCAGGACTTTCAGGCTTCAACATGGGATACAACGACCAGAAGGAAATGAACAAAGGCATCTATGTTTTTGAAATACAGAACGGAACCTTTGTACGGGTGAACTGA
- a CDS encoding branched-chain amino acid ABC transporter permease translates to MLLQQIINGITIGSTYALVAIGFTMIFGVLELTNFSNSSLYMFGAYITYLLYSIVGARFFLAFTISIVLTGVLGYGVDRFALRRLRKKRAPKLSGLITTLGMSMVIDNSVMVFFGTDSKSFTNFMDFGKFYVGNAVVTWTQVIILSVACILMITLSIIVYRTKIGKAMGAIAQNQDAARLMGINTNKVISFTFIVSGFLACVAGTMVAMYYRSIETSMGTSIGTKIFAAAILGGVGILPGAVVGGLVLGVVETMVSAYISTGYRDAISFTILILVLLIMPNGLFGKKAVNKV, encoded by the coding sequence ATGTTATTACAGCAGATTATAAACGGTATTACGATCGGGAGTACCTATGCCTTGGTAGCCATTGGGTTTACCATGATCTTCGGGGTATTGGAACTGACCAACTTTTCCAACAGCTCCTTATACATGTTCGGTGCATATATCACTTATTTGCTCTATAGCATCGTGGGGGCACGTTTTTTTCTGGCTTTCACCATCAGCATTGTCTTGACTGGAGTCCTTGGGTATGGCGTCGATCGCTTTGCACTGCGGCGGCTGAGAAAAAAGAGGGCGCCCAAGCTATCCGGGCTGATTACCACCCTTGGTATGTCCATGGTGATTGACAACTCTGTCATGGTTTTCTTCGGTACGGACTCCAAGTCATTCACCAATTTCATGGATTTCGGCAAGTTCTATGTTGGAAATGCCGTGGTTACTTGGACACAGGTCATCATTCTGAGCGTCGCCTGCATATTGATGATCACGCTTTCCATTATTGTCTATCGTACCAAGATTGGAAAAGCCATGGGCGCAATCGCACAGAACCAAGATGCCGCCAGGCTGATGGGAATCAATACGAACAAAGTTATTTCTTTTACTTTTATCGTAAGCGGTTTTCTGGCCTGTGTCGCCGGGACCATGGTCGCCATGTATTATCGCAGCATTGAGACATCCATGGGTACGTCCATCGGTACCAAGATTTTTGCCGCCGCAATCCTCGGTGGTGTCGGCATCCTCCCCGGAGCAGTAGTGGGAGGACTTGTCCTTGGCGTGGTGGAAACCATGGTATCCGCATACATCAGTACGGGCTATCGTGACGCTATATCCTTTACCATATTGATATTAGTCCTGCTGATAATGCCCAATGGCCTGTTCGGGAAAAAGGCAGTTAACAAAGTATAA
- a CDS encoding helix-turn-helix domain-containing protein, with protein sequence MDFTEKYRIIHMGKPILKFCERFDEMSNIWNFTLHSHPYIELMFFLEGTDSIELADMRLSVSLFDTVIYPANCLHQEALAPGLHREIICLWIDLPDLRLDEPLQIQDRDGRLGTLFKTVHEYSKSKNQIPYMMEHLLKVLLLQALQLVFTGEGLPRISKSVQYIHSHFTQRISLEALAELENVSVSYLSRRFHKQMDMTIIEYVNRLRIEMSKNLLVTTDKDMLEISYQVGYESPNYFYRVFRRFCSESPAAFRRRCKRNASFH encoded by the coding sequence ATGGATTTTACGGAAAAATACAGGATTATCCACATGGGAAAGCCAATCCTGAAATTCTGTGAGCGGTTTGATGAGATGAGTAATATCTGGAATTTCACCCTGCATAGCCATCCATATATTGAACTTATGTTTTTTCTTGAAGGTACTGACAGCATTGAACTGGCGGACATGCGGCTGTCGGTATCCCTGTTCGATACGGTCATCTACCCCGCCAACTGTCTACATCAAGAGGCCCTGGCACCAGGGCTGCACAGGGAAATCATCTGTCTTTGGATAGATCTTCCGGATCTCCGGCTGGATGAACCGTTGCAAATACAGGATCGGGACGGTCGGCTCGGTACATTGTTCAAAACTGTGCATGAGTATTCAAAAAGCAAGAATCAGATTCCCTACATGATGGAACATCTACTCAAAGTTCTGCTGCTTCAGGCATTACAGCTTGTCTTTACCGGTGAAGGACTCCCCCGGATATCAAAGTCAGTCCAATATATCCACTCCCATTTCACCCAACGGATTTCTCTTGAGGCACTGGCTGAACTTGAGAATGTAAGTGTTTCTTACCTATCAAGGAGATTCCATAAGCAAATGGACATGACCATCATAGAATATGTAAACCGTCTCCGTATCGAGATGTCCAAGAACTTGTTGGTAACGACGGATAAGGACATGTTGGAAATTTCCTATCAGGTCGGCTATGAGTCTCCTAATTATTTTTACCGTGTTTTCCGTCGCTTCTGTTCAGAGTCCCCTGCGGCGTTCCGTCGTAGATGCAAAAGAAACGCATCATTCCACTAG